A segment of the Lolium perenne isolate Kyuss_39 chromosome 3, Kyuss_2.0, whole genome shotgun sequence genome:
tcggtttcatcttctgcgggagggtcacctagcggtgcatcaagcacaaattgcagatttccgccgagagaggaagatcctcacatgacggaaccgatcggtgaagttgctaccgttgctcttaagtttctctttctctaggagcgattaaaattgattggggacgccatctctacaacatatatttgcaatagtttagactaagtttatgacaaattgagttcaaattttaattcaacataattaaaaatctaggtgaactcccactcaaaacaatatccctcgcattgtcttagtgatcacacgaaccaaatccaccgcacctaagcccgatcatcacgagaaaaggtgtgacttcaatggcgaacactcaaagtgttcatcatatcaaccatatgattcatgctctacctttcggtatcacgtgttacgagaccatgtacgtacatgctaggctcgtcaaggccaccttagtatccgcatgtgcaaagctgtcttgcacccgttgtatgcacttgttgattctatcacacccgatcatcacgagatgcttgaaacgacaagtcttggcaacggtgctactaaggatgaacactttattatcttgagattttagtgagggatcatcttataatgctaccgtcgcgatctaagcaaaataagatgcataaaaaggattaacatcacatgcggttcatatgtgatatgatatggcccttttgtctttgcgcctttgatcttcatctccaaagcacggacatgatctccatcatcttcgggcatgatctccatcatcgtcggcgtagcaccaaggtcaatggcgccgtcttcatgattgtcctccatgtagcaactattacaactactttgaaatactactcaacatgaaatttaaagacaaccataaggctcctgccggttgccacaatacaataatgatcatctcatacatattcatcatcacattatggccatatcacatcaccaaaccactgcaaaaacaagttagacgtctctaatttggtttgcatattttacgtggtttagggttttcgagagagatctaatctacctacgaacatgaaccacaacgttgatactaatgttttcaatagaagagtaaattgaatctttactatagtaggagagacagacacccgcaaagcctcttatgcaatacaagttgcatgtcgaacgaggaacaagtctcatgaacgcggtcatgtaaagttagtccgagccgcttcatcccactatgccataaagatgcaaagtactcaaactaaagataacaagagcatcaacgcccacaaaccattgtgttctactcgtgcaaccatctatgcatagacacggctcgataccctttgtaggataacgttgcatagaaaacaaaaattttcctacggcgaacacgcaatccaagccaagatgcaatctagaagacggtagcaacgagggggtatcgagtctcacccttgaagagattccaaagcctacaagatgaggctcttgttgctgcggtagacgatcacttgccgcttgcaaagcgcgtagaagatcttgatcacgatcggttccggcgccacgaacgggcagcacctccgtactcggtcacacgttcggttgttgatgaagacgacgtccacctccccgttccagcgggcagcggaagtagtagctcctcttgaatccgacagcacgacggcgtggtgtcggtggcggtgaagaagtccggcggagcttcgctaagctacgcgggagatatggaggagaggggggcggctagggtttgggaggggtggccggccacttcaatggggcggccagcttgtggtcttgggggtggccggccccctcccttggcccctcattatataggtggatccccaagtgttggtgtccaagtcttcgaataagacccgaaccaaaaccttccataagaggggaaacctagcccaactaggactcccaccaaaaggtgggatttccacctcccatgtggggtttGGCCGGCCCCcgagggaggagtccacttgggactcctccccatctagggttggccggccatggaggtggagtcccatgtggactccaccttccttggtggtttcttccggacttttctagaaccttctagaaccttccatagaaccttccgcgacattttatttcacataaaatgacatcctatatatgaatcttattctcaggaccattacggaactcctcgtgatgtccgggatctcatccgggactccgaacaaatattcgaactccattccatattcaagtactaccatttcaacatccaactttaagtgtgtcaccctacggttcgtgaactatgcggacatggttgagtacttactccgaccaataaccaatagcgggatctggagatccataatggctcccacatattcaacgatgactttagtgatcgaatgaaccattcacatacattaccaattccctttgtctcgcgatattttacttgtccgaggtttgatcttcggtatcactctataccttgttcaacctcgtctcctgacaagtactctttactcgtaccgtggtatgtggtctcttatgaactcattcatatgcttgcaagacattagacgacattccaccgagagggcccagagtatatctatccgtcatcgggatggacaaatcccactgttgatccatatgcctcaactcatactttccggatacttaatcccacctttatagccacccatttacgcagtggtgtttggtgtaatcaaagtacctttccggtataagtgattttacatgatctcatggtcataaggactaggtaactatgtatcgaaagcttatagcaaataacttaatgacgagatcttatgctacgcttaattgggtgtgtccattacatcattcatacaatgacataaccttgttattaataacatccaatgttcatgattatgaaactaatcatccattaatcaacaagctagtttaagaggcatactagggactttcttgtttgtctacatatcacacatgtactaatgtttcggttaatacaattctagcatgatatataaacatttatcataaacataaagatataaataataaccactttattattgcctctagggcatatctccttcaaacaaTGGCCAAAGGTGTGGCCATAACCAATTATAGGCAAGGTACATCTTGGCTACAAGCCAAATAATTGGTCACTCACTCCCACTAGTGGAGAAGTTTGAGTAAAAGACAAAGGAAGAGAAAAGACCCACCATGCCAGGGGTGTATGCAGAAGGCTGGGCGGGTGGGCTGTGGCCCACCCTGAAGTTTCAGAAAACGTTTTATATTTAGTTATTTGAGCAAATTTTTATTACACATGAGCAGTAAAAAATAGAAATTAGAGGTGTGTGCCCACCATGAGGTATTTTTGTGCGTCCGCCATTGCCATGATTCATGTTACCGCAACAGAACTTATCGACCACTCTTGTTTCTCTCCTCTCCTGGATGTTGATCGCCCATCTGGCCTCTGCTCCTCCTTTCTCGACCACCGCTCGCCCATAGTTGTATTATGCCATGAATCTTGTCAACCACGGCTTACAACCACAAGCTCACAAAATCTCATTAGATTTCCACATTATAGTTTCAATCATGTGATCAACTAGATATTTTCCCGATCTTGCCTTGCTAGTGTACCACTACTTGAATCATTAGTAATGTTTAGTTACTTCATCAGTCTATGTATAAGGCCACTAGCTCATTTTGAAGGTGCAATGAAAAGAAAAATCaattaataaaatatgttacatgTGGTGACTCTTTTTTTTCAATTGCAGAGAATGTTCACATCAATAAATACCATTGTAAGGGGGCGAAATCAAATTAGTTCTTCTCATGGAGAGATAGTCGCCTTGTACTTGTAGAATACCGACTTTTGGTAGTGACCTTGTATTTAAAGATGGAGTGAGTAATATAAAAAAGAACACATTTACTTTTCCAATCCTCACTTGTTTTCTAGGATTAGAAATAATTAATTTTGGTTGTGGAAATGGTACAAACAAAAGAAACCTTGTTAGAGGAGAAGAAAAAGGAACTAGAGGCTTCAATACAAGCTAAGATAGTTTCATTGACAGATTTGTCATGTGTAAATTTCAGTTTACTTCTCGAAATTGCTGAGATCTATGAAGAAATCATCAATAGGTTTGGCAGAAGAAACTTAAACATGATATTTGGATAATATTATTGATGAAAATATGATTGAACATtttatttcaaaaataataaCAAATAAAATTATATACTCTCTCCGTTCCAAAATAAGTGAGTCAATTTTCCTAGATATtaatgtatctataactaaaaaaaatatatatatctagATAAACTGAAGATGGAGAAAGTATATGTAAGAAAAATACTGTGTTGCAACAGTGGTGGCAGATATTTGGCTAGGCACACCGGGTCGGTGCAAGGCAAAAAAGACCATTGATGACGTGTCCCCAAAACGCTTTGAGCCGGGGCGTTTCCTTTGGCAATAAATGACCGAGACGCCTCCTAATTTAAAGCCTAGCCAGCCTTCCCAGGGGCTTACCCGCAAAACTTGTTCCCCCCTCTCTCTTCTTCTCGATTCCGCTCCGCAAACCCTTCCCCTCCTAGAAACCAAAACAATGGCCATGGTGTGGCCATAACCAAAAATAGGCAAGGTATATCTTGACTACAAACCAAATAATTGGTCATTCATTCCCACTAGAGAAGAAGTCCGAGTAAAAGACAAAGGAAGAGAAAACACCCATCATGCTAAGATTCATGTTACCGCAACAGAACTTATCGACCACTAGATCCTCTCCCCTCATGGATGATGATCGCCCCTCTGCTCCTCCTCTCTCGACCACCGCTCGTCCCAAGATTCCTAGTATGCTAGGAATCTTGTCGGCCACGGCTCACAGCCACAAGCTCACAAAATCTCATTAGATTTCCACATTACAGTTTCAATCATGTCATCAACTAGATATTTTCTTGATCTTGTCTTGCTAATGTACCACTACTTGAATCATTAGTAATGTTTAGTTACTTCATCGGTCTATGTATAAGGCCACTATCTCATTTTCAAGGTGCGAAGAAAAGAAAAATCaattaataaaatatgttacatgTGGtgactcttttttttttctcaatTGCAGACAATGTTCACATCAATAAACACCATTGTAAGAGGGATAAATCAAATTAGTTCTTCTCATGGAGAGATATTTGCCTTGTACTTATAGAATACAGGAGACTTTGGTAGTGACCTTGTAATTTAAAGATGGAGTGAGTAATAATATAAAAAAGAACACATTTACTTTTCCAATCCTCACTTGTTTTCTAGGATTAGAAATAATTAATTTTGGTTGTGGAAAGGGATACAAGCTCAGATAGTTCCATTGACAGATTTGTCATGTGTAAAATACATCTGAAAGTCAAAATATTTGGATGGGCACACCGGGTGGGTGCAAGGCAAAAGGACCTGGATACGACGTGTCCCCAAAACGCTTTGAGCCGTGGCGTTTCCTTTCGTAAATGACCACGCCTCCTAATTTAAAGCCTAGCCTCCCAGTCCCAGGGGCTTACCCGCAAAAGTTAttccccctctccctctctgcccgTTCTTCTCGATTCCGCTCCGCAAACCCTTCCCCTCCTAGAAACCCTAGCTCTCGCCCCATTGCCGCTCGAGctgcttcttcgccgccgccatgGGCTCCGGTAAGCCCCGCTCCCCCAATTAGCGCCTAGCGTCCCCATCTGCTCGATTCCCCACGGGCTCGATTGTTGCTGTTCCTCTCTCCCTTCCCCTGCGTGATCGGTTCCTCCTTTTTCGTGTGCGCCTAGATGCAGACATGGAGGACTACGGGTTCGAGTATTCGgatgaggaggtggaggaggcggacGTCGACATCGAGAACCAGTACTACAACTCCAAAGGTTTGATTCCTTCTCTGCCCTTGCCGCGTCCCTTGGCGATCGATCCCCTTGCCTGTTTCGAGTATGGTTGCGTTCCTAGAGAGCCCGATTGGCCGCTCCAATCTCCTCTCGCGCATCCCCATTTTATTGTGGTATAATAGGGTTTCCGATTTGGGTCATGATGTATGGGGATCGCCTTTGTGTGTAGTTGCCAGTTCTGTTGTGCCATGTTAATCTGTGAGGGGAATTTTAATTAGGGCATTGATTGAAGGCATCCCTACGATCTTATTATGTTTGGGGAATAAATAAACATGCTAATTGTAATTGACACGCACATGGTGCTTATTTGGGTCCTTTTTTGAATGGGAGATGCAGTTTCCGCGACTGCAAGAAAGCAATTCCCTGGTTTCTCTAATCCTATCGTCACCTTTCACAGTTAACAATTGATTTTTTGATCTGCCAAACACGTCTGCTCCATCTAAAAATCAAAAGCAATAATGGATAGCTGCACTCTATTACTTTTTACCTTATAACGTACTTTTGAGGTATTGACAACATGGCTTCGTACAGATTATGGACCTAGGACTAGAACAGTAGAACATCCCTAATTAGACCATCACACttttttgttgttttcttttTTGCATAGTATATTAACCATTTGCTCTTCATCTCTTTGTTTTTTCATGTTAGATGTCAGTTGAAATAACAGTTTAAGAGAGTCTATAGAATTCTCATGGAAGAAATTTTCATCATCGTTTCAATTATCAATGACCACCACGATACCAGATGAATGCCTGTTTTCCCTTTCCCCCCACCCTCTTAGGTACTGTGAGGGTTAAGGATTCTTGAGATTTTCTCTTTCCTCGACTTTCTTTAGTGTTTTCCTGCCTTTTAACTTCTGAGTGAAGTAGGCCGCTTTAATCAGGCCAGTTATTTTTATATAAAAGCCTTTTGTGATTTGCTTGATCAAATGCCTCTATACTGTTCTGTTCTGAACTCAAGTTGGAATGAGTCTAAGTTTAAGCATGTTATGGTGATGAGATAGTTTAAAGCGTTGTTCTCAGACAAGTCAATGGTATTTCTTGTGTTCTCTACTTAAATTATTCAGGAAGAGGTTGGTTAGTATTACTTGATTGCAGTAGATATATGTTTGGAAAACTTGGTTCTATAGCACCCGAAGGTCCCTACTTTAGCAAGATATACTAAATCTTGCATAGCAGAGTCATATAGGTTGATGCATGTGAGGAATAGAAAGGACAAGCATCACCACCACAAAAGCTACATACGCATGCTGACATGCTGACACGGGAAAGACAAACTGCTGTGGGCTGCTGTTTCCTAAAGGCAAGTTACAGTCCACAGGAGTTTCAGAAAGGGCTGAATCTGGAAGATTTGGGGGTTTGGGAATAGTTTTAGAGGAATTAGAAGAATTTCAAGTAGGGATGGCTAAGAAGCATCTAGATCTAGTAAGGGAAGAAAGATCATTGTTTGTTCAAATTCACACACCCGCCACCACTATTTCCCAACCATCGCCGCTGTAATATCTTGGCCACTCCACCATATCCTGCTACGTTCCCTTTATTTAGATCCAGAACTACCTCTGCAACTTTTTGGCTATTGGCACTTGGAAGCAGAACTGACTGGTGAATCTCAGGGTTCCCTTCGAATCCTCTCTTGGCTGTCCTACCACTTTTATCAGGCACTGTTTGTATATCATATTAGGGGGCATCATTTTGTGCTGCTCCTCAGTGCAACATATTTTCTGATCATGTGGTGTGGACAAGTTCTACAGTTTGCAAGGCTTGGTTACCTGCTAGAGGCTTAATGGTCTAGTCTTTTTTTTGGAGACGGTCTTTTAAGAAAATATCATACTACTTGTAACATACTCCCCCCATCTCCAGTTTGTAGGGCGTAAAACTTTCCTGTCAAAATTCCAAAAGGAAGGGCCCACTCCCATCTTTGGCACGAAACTGCCGATAATACTACTTTATGCCACAGCCACACACCCAACTATAAACACGTGCTAGCCTTAATTACCTACTGTGCATGCATGCAAAGAGAACACGTGGCTTGCCCGTTTAAGTTACTGTGCTCCTTTTGGTGCTTCCATTCGAACTGGCATCTATTAATTTGCTTTCCCTGCTGGTGGCCCCGTataaaagcaaacaaagcaaaatgccCCGGATGCTGATGCCATCACCATGGCTTTTAAGGTGGTAAGGTGTCCTAAAGCGCTGGGGGCGCTCTACCGCCTAAGCGGGCACCTAAGCGCCTAAAGCGGGCAAAACGCTTAGGCGCTGGGGGCGATCTATCGCCTAAGCGTCCTAAGGCGTGCGCCTTGAAAACCATGGTCATCACCACAAGCCATTTGCATGGATGGGCTGGACATTAAGGCTACTGGAGATTGAGGGGGTGCTATGTATCTCGTGGGATAGGATATTGCATTGTACTTAAGGCTGATTATGGTCAATTGTGTGCGAAATCAGGCGCAAAATTTTCTGAGGTTCTTGGTCTTTGCAAAAAAAGCTGTCCTAAAAACTGGCATAAACAGAGCATTATTTGTTAATGTTTTGAAGATGCTTTTACATTAACATCATTGTCACATCTAAACTAAAAAAGATGTGCATGCTTTGACTTTGCACATGGATTTTACATGATAGTATGTATTTTTTCATATGCTTATTATTTTAATGAAAGATGCAACATTCCTCTGCAGGTATGGTCGAGACAGACCCAGAGGGTGCACTTACTGGTTTTGGTTCGGTGGTTGGTATGGAGCCTGAAAAGGCTGAATGGTAAGCATTATCATTTCTAAATATTCTGATACGCTATTCTGTTTTATCTTCAATCTGCCCATGTTTGCGCTGGACAATATGAATGCTCAAGTCTATTAGCAATCTTAATGAAATTACCTCCGTTCCAATATAAGCCTTTTTAGAAAGCATACCTGTATCTGATATATTGGTTACCAACTGTTATCCTGAAGGTTAGGAACTTCGAGCACTAATATGTTGGATAATGTAGATCATATGCTAATCTCGCTCACTAGCTGTCACTCATAATTATGGGCCTGTCAGTTAAGATGTTAGGTGCTTTGTGGGCAAATTTAGGTCATTGATCAGAACCACCAGGATTTCTTTTGATACGGGACTCATATGGAAGAATCACTTGCATTTATGGTTAGGTGCTTTGTGGACAAATTTAGGTCATTGATCAGAACTCCAGGATTTCTTTTGATGTGGAACTCATACGGAAGAATCACTTGCATTTATGGTTTTTATCGACTTGCATTTTCAAGCAGTTTCGTAGTTGAAAAACTGCCATCTCAGTATAACCTGCTTCAACTGCTTTAGCTTTGTGCTCTTATGAGCAAAGTCTGAGAATAAACTTGAAGTGCTTTTCCATTCTACTTTCTCCACTTCTTTAAAAGCTTCTCAAATCACACTTATTACAATCTCACAGACACACTTCCTGACCTTGAGCACAGCGCTGAAAATCCAGTATAGATTTCGTGATATATCAGGTTTAGTAGTTTGAACCACCAGATCTGAGACATGTGAACTGGCAAAGCGCAGTATATTTATTCAGGTATGAGAAGCAATGTGCCATTTTATACCATCCATTCGGATGTTTGGGGCTTCTCATAACATATCCTGTTCTCACTTTGATTCTTGATTCACTGCTTGATTTAAGACGGGGTTCTATGCTTTCTGTCCCCATTTGACAAAAGTTAGCTTCCCGTATTATTGGTCAAGCAAGGCTTCCTTTGTTGATGTGTCCGATGCCTACCTATTAAACACGGTTCTTGGTGAGGACTGGTATGGTTCTTCTGTGTTAATTGGACATTGGTACATCGTAAAATTGAGTGCCTTTTCTCACATTTCTTAGTGAAGTAACAAATGAAGTAACAAATGAAATAGTTAATATATGTGACTGCTTTATACATGTTGAATTAAATCATCAGTATGTTTTCAATCAAATTAACTGGTGTACTTGTACCATTCATATTATTCATGTTGAGGTGTCTAATTTTTATCTGTTAATAACTTCATGTTTGTAGGGGATTCAAGGCTCTCAAACAAACAGTGAAGCTTTATTATAAGCTGGGGAAGTACAAAGAAATGATGGATGCCTACAGAGAGATGTTGACATACATAAAATCTGCTGTGACACGTAACTACAGCGAGAAATGTATAAATAACATCATGGATTTTGTTTCTGGGTCTGCTAGTCAGCACTTCTCTCTTCTTCAAGAGTTCTATCAGACAACACTTAAAGCTCTGGAGGAGGCAAAAAATGAGGTTTGTTGTATTATCGAAACTAGAATTTGATCTGTTGAACTATTGGTCTTCATATTTAATTATTGTTTGTGGTGCAGAGATTGTGGTTTAAGACAaatctgaaactttgcaaaatttgGTTCGACATGGGAGAGTATGGTCGCATGAACAAGGTGCTTATATGTGTTCCTCTATTCATACTGTTTTGCTTGAACAATCTGCCATCCTTCATTCCTTAGTCTTCATGTATTCACATGTATCTTCTTAATGACAGATACTGAAGGAGCTGCGTAAATCTTGTCAAAAGGAAGATGGAACTGATGATCAGAAGAAAGGCACACAACTTCTGGAAGTGTATGCTATTGAGATTCAAATGTACACTGAAACAAAGAATAACAAAAAACTGAAGGTAAGACATCTATGTGCCTACCTTTCTGAGTAATTTGTCAGGTTATTGGAGTTCAAGATTTATTGAATTCGTTTATGTGGTGTTGCAGTtccatgttttttttttgaattttgtgctgtTGCAACAGTGGTATCTTCTTGTAAAGCAATGTTACTGCAACGTTTTTTAATCAAATGATTCTATACTGTTACCTTAATTTCTTTGAAGTATTTTTCAGTTGTTGAGTATATTACAAGCAGGTGCTTATCTGTATTTTGATGGAATAAGAAGTTTATCTTGCCTAAAAGGAAAATGTTTAGCTTTCAGGATCATAATATTTATTGCATACCATCTTTCATGGAAGAAAATTGGTTATTTTGCCAGCTTTATATAACCTGCAGATTACAACAGTGATACGTGTCATTTGTATTCTTTGCAACATTAGCTTAAGATTAGCGATCTTAAGGAATTCTGCTTCTTTTTAATAGAACTGTGTGACTGCTGGTGCTAGAGTCCCACTGCGGATTTTGTTAGCATGAAATGGGCTTTCTGAACTGAAATAAACTGTTTGCTGTTGCAGGAATTATACCAGAGGGCTCTTTCTATCAAATCAGCAATACCTCATCCAAGAATTATGGGTATAATTCGTGAATGTGGTGGGAAGATGCACATGGCTGAGAGACAGTGGGCGGACGCAGCGACTGATTTCTTTGAAGCATTCAAAAACTACGATGAAGCTGGCAATCCACGGAGAATCCAATGCCTCAAGTACGCTATCATTAGCACTTTGCTGTCATAAGTTTTTAGCTAAATAGCTTGCAGAACTAACTGTGATCCTTATCACAACTTGTTTTTGCTGCACATTAGATATCTTGTTCTTGCCAATATGTTGATGGAGTCCGAAGTTAATCCCTTTGATGGACAAGAGGCCAAACCGTATGACCTTTGACACCCTCTTTGGTCTTGTAGCTTGATTTTCATCCCTCTCTGAAACTCCTTAAATGCTTGCAGGTACAAAAATGATCCTGAAATCCTCGCAATGACAAACTTGATTGCAGCATACCAGAAGAATGACATCATGGAGTTTGAAAAGATCCTAAAGGTCAGTGTTCTCGAACATATGATTTTCCTTGTCTGCAGCTATCCTAAACTCTTAATTTTATGTCCACTGATTCctttgtaattgttattttttttTACCAGAGCAATAGAAGAACAATAATGGATGATCCTTTTATCCGTAATTACATTGAGGACCTATTGAAGAACATCAGAACTCAAGTTCTGCTCAAGCTTATTAAGCCATATACAAGAATAAGGATTCCATTCATTTCACAGGTGAGTATTGACTTCTGCATATCCACACTTTCTTTGCTAGCCCAAATTTTGTATTTCTCCTGGAAAACATGCTGTTCTCCACCAAATAAACACCATAAATTTAATGCTGGAACAATAAATACATGAATGATATATCATGCTACCTCTGTATGTGCTTTTTCTGCTTTAAGGGTTTACAAGACATGTGACATGAAGCAGGATCATTTCCTTAGTCCTTGTTAGAACAAAACCACTTAAGTTCAGTTTTCAGACATTACCATATGTGCGCACTTAAATCTAGCTAAGTATT
Coding sequences within it:
- the LOC127342542 gene encoding COP9 signalosome complex subunit 2 isoform X2; translation: MGSDMEDYGFEYSDEEVEEADVDIENQYYNSKGMVETDPEGALTGFGSVVGMEPEKAEWGFKALKQTVKLYYKLGKYKEMMDAYREMLTYIKSAVTRNYSEKCINNIMDFVSGSASQHFSLLQEFYQTTLKALEEAKNERLWFKTNLKLCKIWFDMGEYGRMNKILKELRKSCQKEDGTDDQKKGTQLLEVYAIEIQMYTETKNNKKLKELYQRALSIKSAIPHPRIMGIIRECGGKMHMAERQWADAATDFFEAFKNYDEAGNPRRIQCLKYLVLANMLMESEVNPFDGQEAKPYKNDPEILAMTNLIAAYQKNDIMEFEKILKSNRRTIMDDPFIRNYIEDLLKNIRTQVLLKLIKPYTRIRIPFISQELNVPEKDVEQLLVSLILDNRVQGHIDQVNKLLECGDRSKGMRKYQAIDKWNTQLKSIYQTVSNRVG
- the LOC127342542 gene encoding COP9 signalosome complex subunit 2 isoform X1; its protein translation is MGSDADMEDYGFEYSDEEVEEADVDIENQYYNSKGMVETDPEGALTGFGSVVGMEPEKAEWGFKALKQTVKLYYKLGKYKEMMDAYREMLTYIKSAVTRNYSEKCINNIMDFVSGSASQHFSLLQEFYQTTLKALEEAKNERLWFKTNLKLCKIWFDMGEYGRMNKILKELRKSCQKEDGTDDQKKGTQLLEVYAIEIQMYTETKNNKKLKELYQRALSIKSAIPHPRIMGIIRECGGKMHMAERQWADAATDFFEAFKNYDEAGNPRRIQCLKYLVLANMLMESEVNPFDGQEAKPYKNDPEILAMTNLIAAYQKNDIMEFEKILKSNRRTIMDDPFIRNYIEDLLKNIRTQVLLKLIKPYTRIRIPFISQELNVPEKDVEQLLVSLILDNRVQGHIDQVNKLLECGDRSKGMRKYQAIDKWNTQLKSIYQTVSNRVG